A genome region from Halorussus pelagicus includes the following:
- a CDS encoding PaaI family thioesterase: MDVESFFEEMLFADLLGVEVTEVEEGHAEGRIEMREELSWNADRQMAHGGVTFTLADTVGGAALVSLVDQPVPTIDMRIDYLEAGTGDLRAEADVVRCGSDVGVVDVEVYAVESGAQVADARGVYKTG; this comes from the coding sequence ATGGACGTAGAGAGTTTCTTCGAGGAGATGCTGTTCGCCGACCTGCTCGGCGTCGAAGTGACCGAAGTCGAGGAGGGCCACGCCGAGGGCCGCATCGAGATGCGCGAAGAGTTGTCGTGGAACGCCGACCGCCAGATGGCCCACGGCGGCGTCACCTTCACGCTCGCGGACACGGTGGGCGGCGCGGCGCTGGTCTCGCTGGTGGACCAGCCAGTGCCGACCATCGACATGCGCATCGACTACCTCGAAGCGGGGACCGGCGACCTGCGCGCCGAGGCCGACGTGGTGCGCTGTGGAAGCGACGTGGGCGTCGTAGATGTCGAGGTGTACGCAGTCGAGAGCGGCGCGCAAGTCGCCGACGCGCGCGGAGTTTATAAGACCGGATAA
- a CDS encoding enoyl-CoA hydratase/isomerase family protein: MEITENDGVRTVTFDRPEVMNAFTTETAEELAEVIADTDPEEYDALVLTGEGGAFSAGGDIQSMAEREETTEEAYERVTETFGRVVEEALSAKVPIVAKVNGDAVGAGLAMTAVSDFAYAAESATFSCAFVRVGLIPDTGGSFLLPRLVGLRTAKRLAFTGEFFDAAEAAQLGLINEAVPDDELDEAVAGLLDTLCERPTKTIGLAKRAIHENLGRGWQDAIDYENHVQSLAYDTPEHEEGVAAFLEGRDPEFE; encoded by the coding sequence ATGGAAATCACTGAGAACGACGGCGTCCGCACCGTCACGTTCGACCGCCCCGAAGTCATGAACGCCTTCACCACCGAGACCGCCGAGGAGTTGGCCGAGGTCATCGCCGACACCGACCCCGAGGAGTACGACGCGCTGGTGCTGACCGGCGAGGGCGGCGCGTTCAGCGCGGGCGGGGATATCCAGTCGATGGCCGAGCGCGAGGAGACCACCGAGGAGGCCTACGAGCGCGTCACGGAGACGTTCGGCCGCGTGGTCGAGGAAGCTCTCTCCGCGAAGGTACCCATCGTGGCGAAGGTCAACGGCGACGCCGTGGGCGCGGGACTGGCGATGACCGCGGTCAGCGACTTCGCCTACGCCGCCGAGTCGGCGACGTTCAGTTGCGCGTTCGTCCGCGTCGGCCTGATTCCGGACACCGGCGGGTCGTTCCTCCTGCCGCGCCTCGTCGGACTCCGGACCGCCAAGCGCCTCGCGTTCACCGGGGAGTTCTTCGACGCGGCGGAGGCCGCACAGCTGGGACTAATCAACGAGGCGGTCCCCGACGACGAACTAGACGAGGCGGTCGCGGGCCTGTTGGACACGCTCTGCGAGCGCCCGACGAAGACTATCGGACTCGCCAAGCGCGCCATCCACGAGAATCTGGGTCGGGGCTGGCAGGACGCCATCGACTACGAGAATCACGTCCAGTCGCTGGCGTACGACACGCCCGAACACGAGGAAGGCGTCGCGGCGTTCTTGGAGGGTCGGGACCCCGAGTTCGAGTGA